From Skermanella sp. TT6, a single genomic window includes:
- the leuC gene encoding 3-isopropylmalate dehydratase large subunit, which produces MAKPRTLFDKIWDSHVVHRQEDGTCVLYIDRHLVHEVTSPQAFEGLRLAGRKVRRPEATLAVADHNVPTSDRSQGIADEESRIQVETLEMNARDFGVPYYAMDDIRQGIVHIIGPEQGLTQPGMTIVCGDSHTATHGAFGALAFGIGTSEVEHVLATQTLQQRPAKNMRITVDGDLPVGVTAKDLILAVIGVIGTAGGTGHVIEYAGKAIRDLSMEGRMTVCNMSIEAGARAGLIAPDDTTFDYLKGRPYAPKAGAWEQAVAYWRTLPSDEGAVYDKEIVLKAEDIVPQVTWGTSPQDVLPITGSVPDPADIADKAKRAAIERALDYMGLTPGTPLNQVKVDKVFIGSCTNGRIEDLRAAATVAKGRKVADGVYAMIVPGSGLVKEQAEEEGLDVIFKEAGFDWREPGCSMCLAMNADKLNPGERCASTSNRNFEGRQGRGGRTHLVSPAMAVAAAVTGHLTDIRELA; this is translated from the coding sequence ATGGCCAAGCCGCGCACTCTCTTCGACAAGATCTGGGACAGCCACGTCGTCCACCGCCAGGAGGACGGCACCTGCGTCCTCTATATCGACCGTCATCTGGTGCACGAAGTGACCAGCCCGCAGGCTTTCGAGGGACTGCGACTTGCCGGGCGCAAGGTGCGCCGGCCGGAGGCGACGCTGGCCGTCGCCGACCATAACGTGCCGACCAGCGATCGCAGCCAGGGCATCGCCGACGAGGAGAGCCGCATCCAGGTCGAGACGCTGGAGATGAACGCCCGCGACTTCGGCGTGCCCTATTACGCCATGGACGACATCCGCCAGGGCATCGTCCACATCATCGGGCCGGAGCAGGGCCTGACCCAGCCGGGCATGACCATCGTGTGCGGCGACAGCCACACCGCGACCCACGGCGCCTTCGGCGCGCTGGCCTTCGGCATCGGCACGTCCGAGGTCGAGCACGTGCTGGCGACCCAGACGCTCCAGCAGCGCCCGGCCAAGAACATGCGCATCACGGTGGACGGCGATCTGCCTGTGGGCGTCACCGCCAAGGACCTGATCCTGGCCGTGATCGGCGTGATCGGCACCGCCGGCGGCACCGGCCACGTCATCGAATACGCCGGCAAGGCGATCCGCGACCTGTCCATGGAAGGCCGCATGACCGTCTGCAACATGTCGATCGAGGCGGGCGCCCGCGCCGGCCTGATCGCCCCGGACGACACCACCTTCGACTACCTGAAGGGCCGCCCCTACGCTCCCAAGGCCGGCGCGTGGGAGCAGGCCGTGGCCTACTGGCGCACGCTGCCCAGCGACGAGGGCGCGGTCTACGACAAGGAGATCGTGCTCAAGGCGGAGGACATCGTGCCGCAGGTCACCTGGGGCACCAGCCCGCAGGACGTGCTGCCGATCACCGGTTCCGTGCCCGACCCGGCCGACATCGCCGACAAGGCGAAGCGCGCCGCCATCGAGCGGGCGCTGGACTATATGGGCCTGACCCCCGGCACGCCGCTCAACCAGGTCAAGGTGGACAAGGTCTTCATCGGCTCCTGCACCAACGGCCGGATCGAGGACCTGCGCGCCGCGGCCACCGTCGCCAAGGGCCGCAAGGTCGCCGACGGCGTCTACGCCATGATCGTCCCCGGCTCCGGCCTCGTGAAGGAGCAGGCGGAGGAAGAGGGCCTGGACGTGATCTTCAAGGAGGCCGGCTTCGACTGGCGCGAGCCCGGCTGCTCCATGTGCCTCGCCATGAACGCCGACAAGCTCAACCCCGGCGAGCGCTGCGCCTCCACCTCGAACCGCAACTTCGAGGGCCGGCAGGGCCGCGGCGGCCGTACCCACTTGGTCAGCCCGGCCATGGCCGTGGCGGCGGCGGTGACCGGCCACCTGACCGACATCCGCGAACTCGCCTGA
- a CDS encoding cupin domain-containing protein, which produces MSKRVSDLAVIGETPSEEYVIRPDEERILAGSPDQVAWNHFTDATGQFSAGVWEGAPGVWRVNFTENEFCHLLSGVVVVRDEAGGERTFKAGDAFVMPAGFVGTWEVVERARKLYATFEAVT; this is translated from the coding sequence ATGTCGAAACGCGTCTCCGACCTCGCCGTGATCGGGGAGACCCCGTCCGAGGAATATGTCATCCGCCCGGACGAGGAGCGCATCCTTGCAGGATCTCCCGACCAGGTGGCGTGGAACCATTTCACCGATGCGACCGGCCAGTTCTCGGCCGGCGTCTGGGAGGGCGCCCCCGGCGTGTGGCGGGTGAACTTCACCGAGAACGAATTCTGCCACCTGCTGTCCGGCGTGGTCGTGGTGCGCGACGAGGCGGGCGGCGAGCGGACCTTCAAGGCGGGGGACGCCTTCGTGATGCCGGCGGGGTTCGTGGGGACGTGGGAGGTGGTGGAGCGGGCGCGGAAGCTTTATGCGACGTTCGAGGCGGTGACCTGA
- the leuD gene encoding 3-isopropylmalate dehydratase small subunit has translation MEKFTTLTGVAAPLPIINVDTDMLIPKQFLKTIKRTGLGKHLFDEMRYTPEGEEKPDFVLNKPAYRQAKILVAGDNFGCGSSREHAPWALADFGIRCVIAPSFADIFYNNCFKNGILPIVLPQEQVDLLMDDAERGSNAVVTVDLEKQEITGPDGGKVRFDVDPFRKHCLLNGLDDIGLTLEHAGSIDTYETSQRGTQPWLWA, from the coding sequence ATGGAAAAATTCACCACGCTGACCGGGGTCGCGGCCCCCCTGCCGATCATCAACGTCGATACCGACATGCTGATCCCCAAGCAGTTCCTCAAGACGATCAAGCGGACCGGCCTGGGCAAGCACCTGTTCGACGAGATGCGCTACACCCCGGAAGGGGAGGAGAAGCCCGACTTCGTCCTCAACAAGCCGGCCTACCGCCAGGCGAAGATCCTGGTCGCCGGCGACAATTTCGGCTGCGGCTCCTCGCGCGAGCACGCCCCCTGGGCGCTGGCCGATTTCGGCATCCGCTGCGTCATCGCCCCCAGCTTCGCGGACATCTTCTACAACAACTGCTTCAAGAACGGCATCCTGCCGATCGTCCTGCCGCAGGAGCAGGTGGACCTGCTGATGGACGACGCCGAGCGCGGCTCCAACGCCGTCGTCACGGTGGACCTGGAGAAGCAGGAGATCACCGGCCCCGACGGCGGCAAGGTCCGGTTCGACGTCGATCCCTTCCGGAAGCACTGCCTGCTCAACGGCCTGGACGACATCGGCCTGACGCTGGAGCACGCGGGCTCGATCGACACTTACGAGACATCGCAGCGCGGCACGCAACCCTGGTTGTGGGCATAG